One Synechococcus sp. Nb3U1 genomic window, GGTCGGTTTTCCACATAAAAGCTTCTGAAAGGTTGGCCCCGATCACGTAGGCATGGCGGAGGTTTGCCCCCTCCAGTCGGCTGCCCGACAAGTTGGCCCCGGTGAGGGTAGCAGCCGTTAGATTCACCCGTTCCAAATTGGCCCGGCTGAGATCTGCCCCAGCTAGGTTAGCCCGTTGCAAATCCGCCTCGCGCAAATTGGCTCCGCGCAAGATGGCCTCAACCCAGTCGATCTCCCGCAACTGGGCCCGGTTCAAATCAGAGCGGCTGAGATCGCTCCCCCCCAGATCGGTACGGCTGAGATCCACCTGAGCCAGTTGACTGCCCCGAAAGTCCCGCCCGCCCGCCCGGTAGCGTACCCACAAATCTGCCCTCGTAGTGACAGCTCGGGCTTCAGAGCCCTTAGGGAATAGAGCCATGGCCTCTGGATCGACAGGCTCAGGGGGTTGAGAACGGGCTGAACTGATCATCACTTCCCATTCAAGTAGGTGGCTTTCACTTTCTCCAGCAGTATAGAGGCTGGAATAGCGGCTTGAAATAAGTGGCTTCAGCTTTCTTCAGATACTCCATCCGCAATCTCGTCGGTTTCCTCCGGATCCCCAATGAAGGAGGCCGGTACCACCGTCACTCCCACAATACTGTCTTCTGTATCCAACCGTTGCACTAAGACCCCCGTTGCTTCCCGCGACTGGGTGGGGATGGCCTTAGCGGATTGCCGCATGACGATCCCTCTAGCGGTCACCAACATGATTTCGTCTTCGGCATTAACAATGCGCAAGGAAGTCAACTCATCGGAGTCTTGGCGGAACTTGGTAGCGATCACCCCTTTGCCCCCCCGGTTCTGCTGGCGGAAATTATCGATGGCCGAGCGTTTGCCCCGCCCTGCTTTGGTAATTACCAACACCCAAGGGTTGGCCAATCCTTCTCCCTCCTGCTCAGCAGCCATCACTGATTCGGCAAAGATGATATCCATACTGACAATGTCGTCCCCAGGGTTGAGGGTAATGGCCCGCACACCACGGGTGGCCCGTCCCAAGGGGCGCAGTTGTTCATCATCGGCTCGGAACCGAATCGACATGCCTTGGCGGGTGGCCATCACCACATCATCACTGGAACGGGCCCGGCGCACCCAACGCAACTCGTCATTCTCTTCCAAGGAAATGGCGATTAACCCGTTGGAGCGAATGTTGGCAAAGGCGCTAAGGGCCGTTTTTTTGATGTACCCCCCACGGGTGAGCATCACCAGATACTCATCGTCGGTAAATTCGCTCACCGGCACCATCGAAGTAATCCGCTCTTCGCGGGTGATGGGCAACAACTGCACAATGGCACTGCCGCGAGCAGTACGGCTACCCTGAGGGATCTGATAGCCCCGCAGCGTATAAACCACGCCGCGATCGGTGAAAAACAGGATGGTGTCGTGGCTGCGGCAGGCAAAAAATTGTTCGATGGCATCATCTTCTTTGATGCGGGCGCCGGCTTTGCCACGGGTGGCACGCCCCTGCACTTGAAATTCTTCAATGCCCATGCGCTTGATGTAGCCCTGCTCCGTTAGGAAGATGATTGTTTCGCGGTTTTCGATCAGGTCGGCGGTTTCTAACTCGCAATCTTCTAAGCAGATCTGGGAGCGGCGCGGGCTGGCAAAGCGGGTCTTGATCTGCTGCAGTTCTTCGCTGATGATCTGCATCACCCGCTCCCGGCGAGCCAGGATATCCCGCAGGTCGGCAATTTGCCGAACCAATTCTTCGTGTTCTGCTTGAATTTTTTCCGATTCCAAGGCGGTTAAACGGCGCAGCTGCATTTGCAGGATCCCGTCCGCTTGCGCCTCGCTGAGGCCGAACACTGCCTGCAACTCCGTTCGGGCTGTGGCGGTATCGGCGGCTTCCCGAATCAGGGCAATCACCCGATCCAGATGCCCCAAGGCCAACAGATACCCCTGCAACAGATGATCCCGCTCTTCGGCTTTTTGCAGCTCGTAGCGGGTGCGCCGCTCGATCACCGCTTCCCGGAAATCCAGGAAAGCTTGTAGAGCATCCCGCAGGGTGAGGGTGCGTGGCTCACCATTGAGGATGGCCAGCATATTCACTCCAAAGTTGGCCTGTAGGGGGGTTTGTTTGTAGAGGTTGTTCAGCACCACCTGGGCTTGGGCATCCCGCTTCAGCTCGATCACCACCCGCATGCCATCGCGGTCGCTCTCATCGCGAATGTCAGCAATGCCCTCTAGGCGCTTTTCGTTGACCATCTCAGCGATCTTCTCGATCATGGCCGCCTTGTTGGTTTGGTAGGGCAGCTCGGTGATGATGATCGCATCCCGTGTCGGTCGACCTCGGTGTTCCAGAGTTTCGATGGTGGCTACCCCACGCATGGTGATGGATCCACGCCCAGTGGTATAGGCCTCCCGAATGCCACTCTGGCCCATAATCAAGGCCCCAGTCGGGAAGTCAGGGGCGGGGATCCACTGCATCAGTTCCAGGCTGGTTAGGTTTGGGTTTTGGATCAGGGCAATCAGGCCATCCACCAGCTCCCCCAAGTTGTGGGGCGGAATATTGGTGGCCATACCGACAGCAATGCCCGAAGAGCCATTCAGCAGTAACTGCGGGATCCGTGTCGGCAACACCAGCGGTTCTTGCTGGGATCCATCGTAGTTATCCCCAAAATCGACGGTATTGGCATCAATATCTTGCAGCAGGCTGGTTTGGGCAAAGGCCGTCAACCGACACTCGGTATAGCGCATCGCCGCTGGCGGATCGTTGTCGACGGAGCCGAAATTGCCATGCCCATCCACCAGGCGCTCACGCATCGAGAAATCCTGGGCCATCCGTACCAGCGCGTCATAGACCGCTTGATCCCCGTGGGGATGATATTTCCCAATCACATCCCCAACAACACGGGCACATTTGCGATAGGGGCGATCCGCACTCAGACCCAACTCGTGCATGGCGTAGAGAATGCGACGATGCACTGGCTTGAGGCCGTCCCTAGCATCGGGAAGTGCCCGCCCCACAATCACGCTCATGGCGTATTCTAGGTAGGACTGAGACATCTCCCGTTGCAGATCGGTGGAGATGATACGCACCGTCGATTCGTTATCGCTCATGGGGTTGGGGTACAGGTTGGGGATCTCGGTTTGGCCTGGGCAGGGTTCCAGAAAGATACAGACCCTGCCCGTGGGCAAACTGGGAGTGAATGAGTAGAGTGTTTTTTGTACTCTTAGTCTACCATTCGCCTTCTGTGAGGGCGGTGCGCTGACCTAATCGTGGGCGAGCGGAGTTGCTTCTGGCAGGAGGTAAGGAGTGGGTGATCAACGGCCTCTATCCAGGGTTTCTCAGGGATCCCGAGTGGGTATTGCCAACCCAATCCGCATGGGACAACCGGGTGGCCATCGTCCTCTGGTGCGCCGTGGGATCCCATCCCAGGGGCTGCGGGATCTGTATCATCTGTTGTTGACCCTGACTTGGCCCGGATTCTTGGGGGTGTTGGCTGGGGGATATATCCTGGCCAACGTCGGGTTTGCGCTGCTCTATTTGATTGGCACCAACAATATTGCCAATGCTCGTTCGGGCCACTTTGGGGATGCTTTCTTTTTTAGCGTACAGACCATGGCCAGCATTGGCTATGGAGCCATGTATCCCCATAGCCTCTACGCCAACCTGCTGGTCACCTTAGAGGCGATGTTGGGGGTAGCGGGTACAGCGGTGGCCACAGGTTTAGTGTTCGCCCGTATTTCGCGGCCTACGGCTCGGGTTCTGTTCAGCCGGGCGGCAGTCATTCATGCTCAAGATGGCTATCCCACCCTGATGTTTCGGGCGGCCAACCAGCGCTTCAACCAAATTGTCGAGGCCCAGATTCGCGTCACACTGGCCTGCAACCAAATCTCGGCCGAAGGGGAGTGGATGCGGCGGCTCTACGATTTGCGCTTGGTGCGCTCCATGTCTCCCATTTTTGCTGTCACCTGGACGGTGATGCACCGGATCGAGCCCGATAGCCCCCTTTACGGCCTCACGCCTCAGGATCTAGAGGCGGGCCAAGCGGAGCTGATCATCACCCTGACCGGCATCGACGATACCTTCTCCCAAACCATCCATGCTCGCCACTCCTATCTAGCGGATGAGATTCGCTGGGGCCATCGCTTCGCCGATATTCTCCACCTCGATAGTGATGGGCATCGGTACGTAGATTACGCCCACTTTCACACAACTCTGCCGGTTTAAGAACTGGTCATCCAATCCGGGAGAATCAACCCGATATGATGGGATGGGGACGCCCCACCTAAATATGGGAGGTCAAGATGTGGCCCTTAAATCGCAACCTGGCTGAACGGGTGAAAGAAGCAATGCAGGAATATGCTCCCACTCGCGACTTGGAGGTGTCGGTGAGCGAACGGGGTGGGGTGATCACCTTTCAAGGTCGGATCCCTGCCGAAAATTATCGCCAAATCCTGCGTTACACCGCCGAAGGGATCAAGGGCGTGAAAGAGGTGGATACCAGCCAATTGATCCTTGTCACTCCAAGCTCTGGTGAAGTCGCCGCAGATCCGGTAGGGACCGCCCCGGTGGTTGAGTCCAGCCATTTGGCCAAAGCCGCCCTCCAAGCCCTAGAAGCGGATCCCCAATTGGTAGATGCCCCCATCGATGTGTTGCAACGGGGATCCAGTGTGGTGCTGCGAGGAGCAGTGGCAAGTGCAGAACTGGTCGAGCGGGCGATACAGGTAGCCCAAAGTGTAGCTGGAGTCACGGAGGTGGATATCACGGGTTTGCAGATCACACCCGCCTCAACTCAGCCCACAGAGGAGCTCTATACCGTCAAGGCTGGCGATACCCTCTCCAGGATTGCCCAGCAGTTTTACGGAGATGCCAACGCTTACCTGCGCATTGCCCAAGCCAACAACATCAGCAACCCCAACCTGATTCAAGTCGGGCAGAAATTGCGGATCCCGCGTTAGCTGGCTTGTTGGTTGAGCAGTTCCTGGAGCAAGTCTCGTGCCGCTCCCATGAAGCGCACCACATCGGGATGATGGCTCCAGATCGGGTCATCTTCTGGAAAGACTTCTAGGGAGAACATATCCTGGATGGCTCGTAGGTAGGGCAATACCAAGTCATAGCTGGGGGGGGTGAGGTGAAAATGCAACGATTCATCCAGCAACTCCAACATTTGTCGCACCAGATTCCAACTCACCTTCAGTGCCGGATAGAGCATGACGCAAAGGGGGAAAAGCTCCTGCTGTACAGCGGCCACGCTGCCTTCTAAGGTGCAAAGACCCAAATACACCTGGAACATCTCTACATCGCGGATGCTGGAGATCCGGACTTCCACGTCCGTCAGCAACCCGCTCTCGCTACGGTAATCGCTGAAGCGTTGAGCCACTTCTCCACAAATGGATTCTGCCACCTGTGTGATGACGGGCAACAGCTCTTGAACAGCAGCTAGTGGGGGCGAAATAGTTTGTCCAGCATGGGCGGCGGCTTCATACGACCGTTGCAGGGGCATGTACAGGTGGTCGTCCATCACCTTCAGGTATGGGTAGAAGAGACTGCGTTCCTGGGCCGATAAAGCCTGCAACACCCCTTGCCCGGTGTAGTGGAATTGCATGCTCATGAAGCCCAGCACCCGTGGATCCGGTCGGGTATAGCGAGCGCGCAATTGGCCGCAGGGGGTGGCGATCTCAGCCGAAAAGCGCTCTGGCGGCAGCTGCTCTTGGTAACTTTCTGCCGCTTTCTCGAACAGTTGCTGGGAGTCGTCCGCGATCTGCCACGGATCAATCAAATCGGGATCCAAACGGTGGCGGGTTATTTCAGCGGCCAGCAGTTGTTCAGTTTTTGCCCAAGCCTGGGAGCTGGCAAAGCGCAGGGATCCTTTAACCTTTTGTGCCAGTTGGGCGTTGGGATCTGCAATCGGTGACGCCTGATCTCGCAATTCTTTCACATATTTCTGCGCCCAAAGGGCCGCCAAACTGCGATCAGTGGTTCCCATCGATTCCATCGCTCCTTCCTCAGGTTACGGTTTGTTTTTTGCTATACCTTTAATACCTTACCGTAAGAACTCGTAGAGAAAGTTACAGGATGTTAGTAACTGCACATATTCCGTTACTCTGCCATCAGAAAGCCAAGGGGTGAGGGAGAGAGAGGATTCTCAGGGATCCCGTTCAGCCCAGGAGAACCTTAAAATCACCTGCAATCCGCTCGGGAAAGTGGAGTTTATATGGCAAGATCGAGCAGGATTGGATCAAAGATCTGGATCCCTCCTCTCTTGACTTAACCCTTTCACGAAGGAAGACAGAGTATGTCCCTCCGACTCGGCGATACCGTTCCCAATTTCACTCAACAGTCCACCCACGGCGAAATCGACTTCTACTCCTGGGCGGGAGATAGCTGGGTGGTGTTGTTCTCTCACCCTGCTGACTATACCCCTGTCTGCACCACCGAACTGGGCACAGTGGCCAAGCTCAAGCCCGAATTTGATAAGCGCAGCGTGAAGGTGATCGCCCTCAGCGTGGATGATGTAGATTCCCATGCGGGCTGGACGAAAGATATTGAAGAAACCCAAAACACCACCCTGAACTACCCGATTTTGGCGGATGGAGATCGCAAGGTCTCTCAGCTCTACGACATGCTGGATCAAACCAACATCAACAAAGAAGGGTTACCTCTGACGGTGCGCTCGGTGTTCATCATTGACCCCAACAAGAAGCTGCGTCTCACCCTCACTTATCCTGCGAGCACGGGCCGTAATTTCGATGAGCTGCTGCGGGTGATCGATTCGTTGCAACTGACGGATAACTACAGTGTTGCGACCCCTGCTGACTGGAAAGATGGGGACGAAGTGGTGATTGCGCCTTCCTTAAAAGACCCAGAAGTGCTGAAGCAAAAATTCCCGAAAGGCTACAAGGAAGTGAAGCCCTATCTGCGGCTCACCCCTCAGCCCAACAAATAGTTCTTATAGTTCTTGAGGACTGGTTCGGGGATCCTCTCCAACCAAAACTATCCTCCATTCTGGGATCCTCTTAGGGGGATCCTTTTTTGTCGAAGCGATGGAACAGAAGCCAGCTGATCAAAGTTCCAGAAGGCTTAATTGCAAGCTCGAATTGATTTGAGGCTTAGGACTGGCTTTTCGGTGAGAAGAAGGAGACCTCTCCACATGGGCAACTAACCAAGTGCGCAGGGCTTGTCGTTCTTCAGCATCCAAATTCTGCAAATCCAAGGGTGCTGGAAACAAATCTCGCTCCAGCTGCAAGGCCCAGTGGATTTCAGAGGGAAACTGCTCCCAGCCAAAGGGCAACCAGCTCTCGGGTAGCAGGGCCAGATGAGGGATAACATCGGCACTATGTTGAAATGTTTGCCTAAGCCTGTCTAGTTTCTGAACGCGCCGTTGGCGGGCTTCTTTGTAATTGAGAATGGGAAGAATGTATCCAGGCGGGGATCCCAGTTGCTCTGGGGGGATAGACCGCAGTTCCGGTAGCCAGCGCTTGATAAAGGATCCCTCAGGATCGCAGCGATCTACGGCTGTTTGGCCAGGATTGTAAATGCGTGTCCAGGTTTTATCCACACAATGGGTCACGCCTGCTTGCATCGCCCACTGATAATGATCGATCGGGCAATCTCCATCGATGAGGTGACGCATAAAGTGCAGAGCCCCGTAGCGCCAATCCATCCCCAAGAGATTGCTCAAAAAGCTGGCATAGATCGCCCTAACTCGAAAATTGAGGGAGCGGTACCCGCCTGTTGCCATCAGGCACCGCGCTGCGGCATCCACTATCGGAAAGCCCGTCCGCCCCTCCTGCCAAGCTCGGTATAACTCCGGATCGAAGTCCCAATCCTGCTGGTCAAAAACGCGATATAGAGAACTCAATTCCAGCTGGGGCAGATAACGAAACCGCTGTGTAAAGCCGGATCCCCAGCGCAACCGCGAGATCAACTGCTGGGCACTCCGCCGTTTCCGCTCATCCGGCTCTGCTTGAACAGCTTGCTGCACGGTTTGCACACATTCCCGCACCGAAATCACCCCAAACTTGAGGTAGGGGCTGAGGCCGGTGGTCACCTCCGCGCTGGGGTAGGAGAGTTGCCAGTAGTAGCGCTGGGCTTTGTGGCGCAAAAACTGTTTCAGGGCTTGGCGGGCGGCTGCGGTTCCCCCAGCAGGGATCCGCTTCTCATCGGGGGTCAACCCCAACTTGGCCAGGCTGGGGATGGGCTCTGAAGATATCTCTTCCGGTACTGCAATCTGGGCAGGTGTTGGGATTAGAGGATCCGCCATCTGCTCAAACCAAAGCTGCCGATAGTGCGGATAAGCCACCAATTCCGGCAGACTGCCCAGGGGTTCAAACCAACGAATGGGGATCCCTTCTGCCCGCAAGATCCGGTTGAGACGAGCATCCCGCGCCCGACCATAGATGCGCTCACAATCGCTGTAGGCATAGATCCCTTCCGCCTGGCTGCTATGAACCAGTCGCGGGAGAATTTCCAGGGGATCCCCCCATTTCAGGATCAGCCGTCCGCCCCGTTGCCGCAGTTCCCGATCCAGGGATCCCAGACAACTCAGCATGAACGCTACCCGTGCTACTCCCGTTTCTGGGTGATGGAGCAAGGCCGGATCCAGCACAAACACCGGGATGACCTGTCCGCGTCGCGCCGCCCGCTCCAGTGGGGCATGGTCTGAAATGCGCAGATCCCGCCGAAACCAGACAAGGGTGCGATTCATCAGCAAAGCCCAAAAGGGATCCGATTGGTTCTTTCCGCCGCCACAACCCTGGGTCAGCGGGATCCTTAACAAACCTTAACCGATCCCCTATTGGACTTCATAGGAACCCAGGGCGGCGCATCCAGTACTCCAACTGATGCAGACTGCGCTCTTGGGCCAGTTTCGCCTGTTCCAGCTCGATGCGATGGGCCACAGCTAGGATTTCCTGTTCTGGATCTTCGGCTGCTTGGGGCAACTGGCTCGGCTCGGCTTCGGTTCCGCCGCGGGGCCAACTGTGGCGCAGCGCTTCTTCCAGGCGGATGTAGTAGTGGGTTAGCAACATGATCTCACCTCCTCCGTATTACAAATATACTACATAAATAATACATACTCGTCAATTGCTGTCCCTGTTGGGGTTAAACCGGCTCTGGCGGTTGCCGGATCGGCTCCTGCTCTTGCCAAAGACGAAACAGCAGCGCTTCTACCGACGGCTCCTGTTGAGTGACCAGGGTGCCTGTATCCACCTTGGAGTTGGCGGCCAACCAGAAGCCGGTCAATTCCACCTCCAGCCACTCCTCATCACAAGGGATCCAATCCAAATCGGCGGGCAATTGGTGGGCAGAGTCCAGCGGCAGCAACAGGGTGCCAACGGCGATTTCCTGCCAAAGGATTGCCCCAACACAGGCTGCCAACTGATGTTGTTGGCGCAGCCAATCCTCTTGAGACTGGGTTACCCGTTCCACGTACACTCCGGTTTCGCCATAGATGAGTTTCAACATGGGATGAAGCCCCTAGAAAGATGATTTGAGCAATTGCGTGGTGCTGGATTTAGGGATGAAGAGACGCCCCACCGAGCGTAAAGGCACTAAAAAACCCCGCCTCTGGAGTTCGAAGCGGGGTCGGGGGAAGGAAAGTTTCCTCAGAGGGGCACAGCTAGCCTGGCCCTATACCGACGGCTTCGGTGGTGATGGAACATGCCATTAATGGTTTTGCAGAAGCTCCCTTGCTGGGTGGAGTTTTTAGACAGTGCGATCAGAAGAATGGGTAATACTGCAAAACAACGACGGCGAATGCCGGCCAGCAGGGCAGCTAGGGATCCCTGAGGAGCTTGGGGTCGGGCCACATTGAAGAGATCACCGAAGAGATCAACCCCACAGAGCAAGCCAAAACTGGCCCACAGCGGATCCACCAGCCACCCAAACGGGTGACCAGAAGGCATCAGCGGTAGGACAGCAGGATGAGACACGGCTTTAGCTCTTATCCGAAACGTTGTGAACACAGGGGGAACATCTCCACGACCTAGAAGATCCCTGACTGACTAACATACTACACTGGTGCTACAGGGATGTCTAGTCTCTTTTGAGCGTTTTCTGGATCATTTTTGATTTCGTTCTCGGATCCCAGTCGCCGCCTGGGCAGAACTAATCTCGCCAAGAGACTTTTCCTTCGATGGCTTGTTCCCAATCTCTGCCATTAAAGGTGGGGAATTGGTAGTTTTCTAGTGGGATCCCGTCCAGGCAGCGCACATTCACATCAATCTTGTCGGGATCCGAGCGGGGAATATAGAACGGGTGCATGCCACACACTCGGCAGAAGTGGTGCTTGGCGATGTGGGTGTTAAAGCTATAGGTCGCTAGATCGGGTTGGCCGGAAAGAAGCTGAAACGCCTCCGGGGGCACGATCAGGTGAATAAAGCCCTTCTTGGTGCAAATGGAACAGTTGCAGAGGGTAGCCGTATCCAGATCCCCTTCCACAACGAATCGAATCTGCCCACAGTGGCAACTTCCTTCGTAGCGCTGCTTGGCCATAGCAATCTTCTTGGGGTACGAGTTGGGATCCCTGCGGGAGGTGCGCTCCATTGGGGATCCCTATGGAAAAAGTTTACTCTTCTGCTAAAGCAGCGGTTTCTGCCGCCTCTTTAGCCAGCTCATCCACTGTAAAGTAGCGGTGAAACTTATCCGTTACTCGTAACCACTGGGAACGGCTGCCTTCCTTGCGATAGCGGGTGACAAAGCCTTTTTCCACCAACTCCGCCACATGCTGATAGGCACTCTGCCCGCGTAACTCCACCAAATCCACCTGCGAGAGGGGCCCACGTAGAATGATCGTCGCCAAGGTACGGGTGGCCCCAACGCCGATTTCAGGGGGCAAAAGCTGATTGGCCAGTTCCAGAAACGGTTCCCGCAGTTGCAGGGCAAACCCCTCCCCCACCTGCAACACCTCTAGAGCCGAATCGCGGTGGGTATAGTCTTCCATCAACTCCAGCAGCGCATCGTAGGCATCATCGCGGCTACAGTGGGCCAACTGGGCCAAAGTCGACAACTCCAGAGGCTGCCCCTTCAGGTAGAGAATCGCCTCGATCTGATTTTTCAAGGCAAACGGACGCTCCAGAGAGGGATCCCTGCCCTCTAAGTCCAGTAAGGGATCCGAAACCGACTTAGAACGACGAGGGGCCATATCAACCCAGGATCCGCTCAACTTGCCCCGTAGCATAGCAGCTGTTTTGGGCTGAGAGATCCCGTGCGTGTCTTGAACCCGGCTAGGTGCTCTTAGGCGAACATGCGCGCTTCTTTGGGGGGCAGAAACTCCGTCGTCAGAATCTCACTAGCATCAGGAACTCTCTGCAAGCCATACCCTTCGGCCACCTGAGCCAGAGAAGTCT contains:
- a CDS encoding BON domain-containing protein, which codes for MWPLNRNLAERVKEAMQEYAPTRDLEVSVSERGGVITFQGRIPAENYRQILRYTAEGIKGVKEVDTSQLILVTPSSGEVAADPVGTAPVVESSHLAKAALQALEADPQLVDAPIDVLQRGSSVVLRGAVASAELVERAIQVAQSVAGVTEVDITGLQITPASTQPTEELYTVKAGDTLSRIAQQFYGDANAYLRIAQANNISNPNLIQVGQKLRIPR
- a CDS encoding ion channel, which encodes MGDQRPLSRVSQGSRVGIANPIRMGQPGGHRPLVRRGIPSQGLRDLYHLLLTLTWPGFLGVLAGGYILANVGFALLYLIGTNNIANARSGHFGDAFFFSVQTMASIGYGAMYPHSLYANLLVTLEAMLGVAGTAVATGLVFARISRPTARVLFSRAAVIHAQDGYPTLMFRAANQRFNQIVEAQIRVTLACNQISAEGEWMRRLYDLRLVRSMSPIFAVTWTVMHRIEPDSPLYGLTPQDLEAGQAELIITLTGIDDTFSQTIHARHSYLADEIRWGHRFADILHLDSDGHRYVDYAHFHTTLPV
- a CDS encoding FAD-binding domain-containing protein — translated: MLRIPLTQGCGGGKNQSDPFWALLMNRTLVWFRRDLRISDHAPLERAARRGQVIPVFVLDPALLHHPETGVARVAFMLSCLGSLDRELRQRGGRLILKWGDPLEILPRLVHSSQAEGIYAYSDCERIYGRARDARLNRILRAEGIPIRWFEPLGSLPELVAYPHYRQLWFEQMADPLIPTPAQIAVPEEISSEPIPSLAKLGLTPDEKRIPAGGTAAARQALKQFLRHKAQRYYWQLSYPSAEVTTGLSPYLKFGVISVRECVQTVQQAVQAEPDERKRRSAQQLISRLRWGSGFTQRFRYLPQLELSSLYRVFDQQDWDFDPELYRAWQEGRTGFPIVDAAARCLMATGGYRSLNFRVRAIYASFLSNLLGMDWRYGALHFMRHLIDGDCPIDHYQWAMQAGVTHCVDKTWTRIYNPGQTAVDRCDPEGSFIKRWLPELRSIPPEQLGSPPGYILPILNYKEARQRRVQKLDRLRQTFQHSADVIPHLALLPESWLPFGWEQFPSEIHWALQLERDLFPAPLDLQNLDAEERQALRTWLVAHVERSPSSHRKASPKPQINSSLQLSLLEL
- a CDS encoding pentapeptide repeat-containing protein, yielding MISSARSQPPEPVDPEAMALFPKGSEARAVTTRADLWVRYRAGGRDFRGSQLAQVDLSRTDLGGSDLSRSDLNRAQLREIDWVEAILRGANLREADLQRANLAGADLSRANLERVNLTAATLTGANLSGSRLEGANLRHAYVIGANLSEAFMWKTDLREANLSGSDLSRAALRGAILTGANLSLASLTSTNLTRAELSRALLANACLYGTILIGCSLQGSQLSGADLSSALLLGTNLQQANLRGAGLVGVSVRGATFQRADLRGARVQARNLGQAHLEGALYNRQTLLPQGFNPVRAGMVWMEEG
- the scpB gene encoding SMC-Scp complex subunit ScpB; its protein translation is MAPRRSKSVSDPLLDLEGRDPSLERPFALKNQIEAILYLKGQPLELSTLAQLAHCSRDDAYDALLELMEDYTHRDSALEVLQVGEGFALQLREPFLELANQLLPPEIGVGATRTLATIILRGPLSQVDLVELRGQSAYQHVAELVEKGFVTRYRKEGSRSQWLRVTDKFHRYFTVDELAKEAAETAALAEE
- a CDS encoding GFA family protein; amino-acid sequence: MERTSRRDPNSYPKKIAMAKQRYEGSCHCGQIRFVVEGDLDTATLCNCSICTKKGFIHLIVPPEAFQLLSGQPDLATYSFNTHIAKHHFCRVCGMHPFYIPRSDPDKIDVNVRCLDGIPLENYQFPTFNGRDWEQAIEGKVSWRD
- a CDS encoding alr0857 family protein; this encodes MLKLIYGETGVYVERVTQSQEDWLRQQHQLAACVGAILWQEIAVGTLLLPLDSAHQLPADLDWIPCDEEWLEVELTGFWLAANSKVDTGTLVTQQEPSVEALLFRLWQEQEPIRQPPEPV
- the gyrA gene encoding DNA gyrase subunit A encodes the protein MSDNESTVRIISTDLQREMSQSYLEYAMSVIVGRALPDARDGLKPVHRRILYAMHELGLSADRPYRKCARVVGDVIGKYHPHGDQAVYDALVRMAQDFSMRERLVDGHGNFGSVDNDPPAAMRYTECRLTAFAQTSLLQDIDANTVDFGDNYDGSQQEPLVLPTRIPQLLLNGSSGIAVGMATNIPPHNLGELVDGLIALIQNPNLTSLELMQWIPAPDFPTGALIMGQSGIREAYTTGRGSITMRGVATIETLEHRGRPTRDAIIITELPYQTNKAAMIEKIAEMVNEKRLEGIADIRDESDRDGMRVVIELKRDAQAQVVLNNLYKQTPLQANFGVNMLAILNGEPRTLTLRDALQAFLDFREAVIERRTRYELQKAEERDHLLQGYLLALGHLDRVIALIREAADTATARTELQAVFGLSEAQADGILQMQLRRLTALESEKIQAEHEELVRQIADLRDILARRERVMQIISEELQQIKTRFASPRRSQICLEDCELETADLIENRETIIFLTEQGYIKRMGIEEFQVQGRATRGKAGARIKEDDAIEQFFACRSHDTILFFTDRGVVYTLRGYQIPQGSRTARGSAIVQLLPITREERITSMVPVSEFTDDEYLVMLTRGGYIKKTALSAFANIRSNGLIAISLEENDELRWVRRARSSDDVVMATRQGMSIRFRADDEQLRPLGRATRGVRAITLNPGDDIVSMDIIFAESVMAAEQEGEGLANPWVLVITKAGRGKRSAIDNFRQQNRGGKGVIATKFRQDSDELTSLRIVNAEDEIMLVTARGIVMRQSAKAIPTQSREATGVLVQRLDTEDSIVGVTVVPASFIGDPEETDEIADGVSEES
- a CDS encoding peroxiredoxin; this translates as MSLRLGDTVPNFTQQSTHGEIDFYSWAGDSWVVLFSHPADYTPVCTTELGTVAKLKPEFDKRSVKVIALSVDDVDSHAGWTKDIEETQNTTLNYPILADGDRKVSQLYDMLDQTNINKEGLPLTVRSVFIIDPNKKLRLTLTYPASTGRNFDELLRVIDSLQLTDNYSVATPADWKDGDEVVIAPSLKDPEVLKQKFPKGYKEVKPYLRLTPQPNK